One Granulicella sp. 5B5 DNA window includes the following coding sequences:
- a CDS encoding DUF6580 family putative transport protein, with the protein MLRRFFLYSKGPTIMLAFLVLFLAALSRLIPHVNHAVAFNFTAVGAGLLFFGSRRPRWQTVVAVAVMALMDVYLTTQVYSYPFHVRAYLVTWVWYAAVCLTGSALLRKVTALRVVAGVLASATSFFVLSNFVVWAGSGMYPHSMAGLASCYASAVPFYVNDLISTAMVSAVLFGLPALAVKMREEQSVAGRV; encoded by the coding sequence ATGTTGCGCCGATTTTTCCTGTACAGCAAAGGCCCAACGATCATGCTAGCCTTCCTCGTTCTCTTTCTCGCAGCCCTGAGCCGCCTGATCCCGCACGTGAACCACGCGGTTGCGTTCAACTTCACGGCGGTAGGCGCGGGGTTGCTGTTCTTCGGGTCGCGGCGTCCACGATGGCAGACGGTGGTGGCGGTCGCGGTGATGGCGCTGATGGATGTGTACCTGACGACGCAGGTGTACTCCTATCCGTTCCATGTGCGGGCGTACCTGGTGACGTGGGTCTGGTATGCGGCGGTGTGTTTGACGGGCAGTGCGCTGCTGCGGAAGGTAACGGCGCTGCGTGTGGTGGCCGGTGTGCTGGCTTCGGCAACGAGCTTCTTTGTGTTGAGCAATTTTGTGGTGTGGGCTGGCAGCGGGATGTATCCGCACAGCATGGCTGGACTGGCGAGCTGCTATGCGTCGGCAGTGCCGTTCTATGTGAATGATCTGATCTCGACTGCGATGGTGTCGGCGGTGCTGTTTGGGCTGCCCGCGCTGGCGGTGAAGATGCGCGAAGAGCAGAGCGTTGCGGGCAGAGTGTAG
- a CDS encoding peroxidase-related enzyme (This protein belongs to a clade of uncharacterized proteins related to peroxidases such as the alkylhydroperoxidase AhpD.): MPHIELPNLPGIRGPMAFRPETSKPLNELVEVLLRHPNSLTQGERELIATYVSTQNNCHYCQSIHGAIAAAHLNGNEELVQCVKNDFESAEITPKLKALLVIAGKVQQDGKKVTVEDVERARLQGATDMEIHDTVLIAAAFCMYNRYVDGLATVQPQDPELYRSRGKMVAREGYVAANLTNVAPSTTELVTR, translated from the coding sequence ATGCCCCACATTGAACTTCCGAACCTTCCTGGAATCCGCGGCCCGATGGCGTTCCGGCCCGAGACGTCGAAGCCGCTGAATGAACTGGTGGAGGTGCTGCTGCGCCATCCGAACTCGCTGACGCAGGGCGAGCGTGAGTTGATTGCGACGTATGTTTCGACGCAAAACAACTGCCACTACTGCCAGTCGATCCATGGAGCGATTGCGGCGGCCCACCTGAACGGGAATGAAGAACTGGTGCAGTGCGTCAAGAACGACTTTGAATCGGCGGAGATCACGCCGAAGTTGAAAGCCCTGTTGGTGATCGCGGGGAAGGTGCAGCAAGACGGCAAGAAGGTGACAGTGGAGGATGTGGAGCGCGCGCGATTGCAGGGCGCGACCGATATGGAGATCCACGATACCGTTCTGATCGCGGCCGCCTTCTGCATGTATAACCGCTATGTGGATGGACTGGCGACGGTGCAGCCGCAGGACCCGGAGCTCTACCGTTCACGGGGGAAGATGGTCGCGCGTGAGGGGTATGTCGCGGCGAACCTGACCAACGTTGCGCCATCGACCACAGAGCTGGTCACGAGGTAA
- a CDS encoding peroxidase-related enzyme (This protein belongs to a clade of uncharacterized proteins related to peroxidases such as the alkylhydroperoxidase AhpD.) — translation MPHIALPPNVPGIGGAFAFRPETARPMRELAHVLLFEPGGEASLSSRDRELIASYVSSRNNCYFCQTSHGAAAASHAGGSAELVAAVWQDPETAEISPKLKALLAIAGQVQGDAKGVSEAHIEAARLQGATDLEIHDTVLIAAAFCMYNRYVDGLGTWQPRDEDMYRAMGKQLAEQGYARR, via the coding sequence ATGCCGCATATTGCACTTCCACCCAATGTTCCTGGAATTGGCGGAGCGTTCGCGTTTCGCCCGGAGACGGCCAGGCCGATGCGTGAGCTGGCGCATGTCCTGCTGTTTGAGCCTGGCGGCGAGGCGAGCCTGAGCTCGCGCGACCGCGAACTGATCGCGAGTTATGTGTCGTCGCGCAACAACTGCTACTTCTGTCAGACCAGCCATGGTGCGGCTGCCGCCAGCCATGCGGGAGGCAGCGCAGAGCTGGTCGCCGCTGTGTGGCAAGACCCAGAGACCGCGGAGATTTCGCCGAAGTTGAAGGCACTGTTAGCGATCGCGGGGCAGGTGCAGGGCGATGCGAAGGGCGTGAGTGAAGCGCATATAGAGGCTGCGCGGCTGCAAGGCGCGACGGACCTCGAGATCCACGATACCGTTCTGATCGCGGCCGCCTTCTGTATGTACAACCGCTATGTGGATGGCCTGGGCACATGGCAGCCGCGCGACGAGGACATGTATCGGGCGATGGGCAAGCAGCTTGCCGAGCAGGGGTACGCGCGACGTTAG
- a CDS encoding RNB domain-containing ribonuclease, whose translation MAHTPYPRSDRDLLSRISRSAGHRAGYKQLIRELGLGGGRERRLLLEQLTRMVARGELVRAGDDAWSIPGSDPKPRDVSPSDQRTPRFQPFKGMEASLKSSRDRLISGRLDLHRDGFGFVRPDSPSAGRDGDIFIPPNEINGAMQGDLVLVDEAPPARDGRRSGRIARILTRRNPTVVGIFHYARPHGRRTSDQAPTAPTGNYVTPLDERISGAISIPPGDEAVPLAADTPHRMLGDEARHTQRDWQPANPDFPLEGLAVDVEITAFPTPGRPARGRILEVLGPPDAFGVDVEIIIRKHHIPHTFPAPVLAEASDRSQETVATLSIEDLAAREDFRGLPIVTIDGETARDFDDAVLVRPLPNGNTELQVHIADVSWYVRPGSALDTEARVRGNSVYFPDRAVPMLPHALSSGMCSLLPKEDRLVLSCIMEVDPRGEIITYRVTEGIIRSARRMTYTSVQHCINASPNASHWNQHTKITSEPTAEDLAERERIALEQPELIGAFDAMLELALRLNAKRVRRGSIDFDLPEPIVQFDPDGNMQAIIRSERGWSHRLIEEFMLSANECVAHWLEALAIPSLYRIHEMPDPKRIVDFEETAATFGHSLGLGNLPVRKLTMKSDRRDSRQRSTRGRDSRAPQQHEIPESIPVTPQLYQKLVRRISGTAEERILAYLMLRSLKQARYAEQNEGHFALASPSYTHFTSPIRRYPDLIVHRLTREMLRRGANPHGVPILSTDPQPWQTEFDRKRGKHAASGNSSTTHDVLSRPKRSAVERPASSSQATLPEPISAEELNDIAAETSQTERRAADAERELIEWKKIKFMQDKVGEDFPAVILSCTKYGFFVELNELFIEGLVPLTSLTGDHYTFRDTDRTIVGSRTGHVFSLGQRVEVILDRIDRQQRRLQFALLPGTEPVANTGAPGKPKTASKKDRAKAKVKEKKLTGKAKTRQRKNR comes from the coding sequence ATGGCTCACACCCCCTATCCACGCTCCGACCGCGATTTACTCAGTAGAATCAGCCGTTCTGCCGGTCATCGCGCCGGCTATAAGCAGCTCATCCGCGAGCTTGGCCTGGGTGGCGGGCGCGAGCGGCGCTTACTCCTCGAGCAGCTCACACGCATGGTTGCCCGTGGTGAACTCGTCCGCGCAGGCGACGACGCCTGGTCCATTCCCGGGTCAGACCCCAAACCCAGGGATGTATCCCCTAGCGACCAACGTACCCCCCGTTTTCAACCCTTTAAGGGCATGGAGGCCTCTTTAAAGTCGTCTCGCGACCGTCTCATCAGTGGCAGGCTCGATCTTCATCGCGACGGATTCGGCTTTGTCCGTCCCGATTCCCCCTCCGCAGGCCGCGATGGCGATATCTTTATCCCTCCAAACGAGATCAACGGCGCCATGCAGGGCGACCTCGTCCTCGTCGACGAAGCGCCCCCCGCCCGAGATGGCCGCCGCAGTGGTCGCATCGCCCGCATTCTTACCCGTCGCAATCCCACCGTCGTCGGCATCTTCCACTACGCCCGCCCCCACGGTCGCCGCACTTCGGATCAGGCACCCACAGCCCCCACCGGCAACTACGTCACTCCGCTCGACGAGCGCATCTCCGGCGCCATCAGCATCCCACCCGGCGACGAGGCCGTCCCTCTCGCCGCCGACACCCCCCACCGCATGCTCGGCGACGAAGCCCGCCACACCCAGCGTGACTGGCAGCCCGCCAATCCCGACTTCCCCCTCGAAGGCCTCGCCGTCGACGTCGAGATCACCGCCTTCCCTACGCCCGGTCGCCCCGCCCGCGGCCGCATCCTCGAAGTCCTCGGCCCGCCCGACGCCTTCGGTGTCGACGTCGAGATCATCATCCGCAAGCACCACATCCCTCACACCTTCCCCGCGCCCGTCCTCGCCGAAGCCAGCGACCGCTCTCAGGAAACCGTAGCGACTCTATCTATAGAAGATCTCGCTGCACGCGAAGACTTCCGCGGTCTCCCCATCGTCACCATCGACGGCGAAACCGCCCGCGACTTCGACGACGCCGTCCTCGTCCGCCCGCTCCCCAACGGCAACACCGAGCTCCAGGTCCACATCGCCGACGTTAGCTGGTACGTCCGCCCCGGCTCCGCGCTAGACACCGAAGCCCGCGTCCGCGGTAACAGCGTCTACTTCCCCGACCGCGCCGTCCCCATGCTCCCGCACGCGCTCTCCAGCGGCATGTGCAGCCTCCTCCCCAAGGAAGACCGCCTCGTCCTCAGCTGCATCATGGAGGTCGACCCACGCGGCGAAATCATCACCTACCGAGTCACCGAAGGCATCATCCGCAGCGCCCGCCGCATGACCTACACCAGCGTCCAGCACTGCATCAACGCCAGCCCCAACGCGTCTCACTGGAACCAGCACACCAAAATCACCTCCGAACCCACCGCCGAAGACCTCGCCGAGCGCGAACGCATCGCCCTCGAACAACCCGAGCTGATCGGCGCCTTCGATGCCATGCTCGAGCTCGCGCTCCGCCTCAACGCCAAGCGCGTTCGTCGCGGCTCCATCGACTTCGACCTGCCCGAGCCCATCGTCCAATTCGATCCCGACGGCAACATGCAGGCCATCATCCGCTCTGAGCGAGGCTGGTCTCATCGCCTCATTGAAGAGTTCATGCTCTCCGCCAACGAGTGCGTCGCCCACTGGCTCGAAGCCCTCGCCATCCCCTCCCTCTACCGCATCCACGAGATGCCCGACCCCAAACGCATCGTCGACTTCGAAGAGACCGCCGCCACCTTCGGCCACTCCCTCGGCCTCGGCAACCTGCCCGTCCGCAAGCTCACCATGAAGTCCGACCGCCGCGACAGCCGTCAGCGCAGCACGCGCGGTCGCGACTCCCGCGCCCCTCAACAACACGAGATCCCCGAATCCATCCCCGTCACCCCGCAGCTCTATCAAAAGCTCGTCCGCCGCATCAGCGGCACAGCGGAAGAGCGCATCCTCGCCTACTTAATGTTGCGCTCCTTAAAGCAGGCCCGCTACGCCGAACAGAACGAAGGCCACTTCGCCCTCGCCAGCCCCAGCTACACGCACTTCACCTCACCCATCCGCCGCTACCCCGACCTCATCGTCCACCGCCTCACCCGCGAGATGCTCCGCCGCGGCGCAAACCCCCACGGCGTCCCCATCCTCTCCACCGACCCCCAGCCCTGGCAGACCGAGTTCGACCGCAAACGCGGCAAGCACGCCGCAAGCGGCAACAGCAGTACCACCCATGATGTGTTATCTCGACCGAAGCGCAGCGCCGTGGAGAGACCTGCTTCATCGAGCCAGGCAACGCTGCCCGAACCCATCTCCGCCGAAGAGCTCAACGACATCGCCGCCGAGACCTCCCAGACCGAGCGCCGCGCCGCCGACGCCGAGCGCGAGCTCATCGAGTGGAAGAAGATCAAGTTCATGCAGGACAAGGTCGGCGAAGACTTCCCCGCCGTCATCCTCTCCTGCACCAAGTACGGCTTCTTCGTCGAGCTGAACGAGCTCTTCATCGAAGGCCTCGTCCCGCTCACCTCGCTCACCGGCGACCACTACACCTTCCGCGACACCGACCGCACCATCGTCGGTTCCCGCACCGGCCATGTCTTCTCACTGGGCCAGCGCGTCGAAGTCATCCTCGACCGCATCGACCGCCAGCAGCGCCGCCTCCAGTTCGCCCTGCTCCCCGGCACCGAACCCGTCGCCAACACCGGCGCCCCCGGCAAGCCAAAGACCGCCTCAAAGAAGGACCGCGCCAAAGCGAAGGTCAAAGAAAAGAAGCTCACCGGCAAAGCCAAGACCCGCCAGCGCAAAAATCGCTAA
- a CDS encoding metal-dependent hydrolase: MEPVTHVLTGACLARAGFNRRAAYATLTMAIAAEMPDIDTLWSLRGPVEGFAHHRGITHTFVGLPFEAAALVGAVYLLHRWRVARAKRVRIGQKFSAKPLTKAPVRWWALYGCALVALLSHLLLDYTNNYGLRPFYPFNTHWYAASIVFIFDPVMFGLLLVALAVPSLFGLVSAEVGAKRPVFRGRGWAIAALLCVLGWWTLRYMERQRAVEIAMLQSYEQQQAPVAMPVPSPSAPAPESSPDASGREAGTQTAADGAMGERTAAVVSVPPAQQQSELVQPPPVLLTVQRVEASPEPVNPFHWAVVMDFGPLYQLATIEARSGTVLMSEVTYPKPPSDAAIRAAEASALGRAYLDWSAMPVITEDEPTVGGAASSTRKVTFRDPRFMGSVSWLERSGRTPLTAEVKVNAAGRVVEETMDGRVETRRPILMPDVSRFRWSDFGLSRK; this comes from the coding sequence ATGGAGCCGGTAACGCATGTGCTGACAGGAGCCTGTCTTGCGCGGGCCGGTTTCAATCGGCGGGCGGCGTATGCGACGCTGACGATGGCGATTGCGGCGGAGATGCCGGACATCGATACGCTGTGGAGCCTGCGTGGGCCGGTGGAAGGGTTTGCGCACCATCGGGGGATTACGCATACGTTTGTGGGGCTGCCGTTTGAGGCGGCGGCGCTGGTGGGTGCGGTGTACCTGCTGCATCGGTGGCGCGTGGCGCGGGCGAAACGAGTGCGGATCGGGCAGAAGTTTTCGGCGAAGCCGCTGACGAAGGCCCCGGTGCGGTGGTGGGCGTTGTATGGGTGCGCACTGGTGGCGCTGTTGAGCCATCTGCTGCTGGACTATACGAACAACTATGGGCTGCGGCCGTTTTATCCGTTCAATACGCACTGGTATGCGGCGTCGATTGTGTTCATCTTCGATCCGGTGATGTTTGGTCTGCTGCTGGTGGCGCTGGCTGTGCCGTCGCTGTTTGGGCTGGTGAGCGCGGAGGTCGGGGCGAAACGCCCGGTGTTCCGCGGGCGCGGATGGGCGATCGCGGCGCTGCTGTGCGTGCTGGGATGGTGGACGCTGCGGTATATGGAACGGCAGCGGGCGGTGGAGATCGCGATGTTGCAGAGCTATGAGCAGCAACAGGCGCCGGTCGCTATGCCGGTGCCGAGTCCGAGCGCTCCTGCGCCAGAGAGTTCGCCGGATGCTTCGGGTAGAGAGGCGGGGACGCAGACGGCGGCGGATGGGGCTATGGGCGAAAGAACGGCGGCTGTGGTGTCCGTGCCGCCGGCACAGCAACAGAGCGAATTGGTGCAGCCGCCGCCGGTGCTGTTGACGGTGCAGCGGGTTGAGGCGAGCCCGGAGCCGGTGAACCCGTTTCACTGGGCGGTCGTGATGGACTTTGGGCCGCTGTATCAGCTGGCGACGATCGAGGCGCGGTCCGGGACCGTGCTGATGAGCGAGGTGACGTATCCGAAGCCACCGAGCGATGCGGCGATTCGGGCGGCAGAGGCTAGTGCGTTGGGGCGCGCGTATCTGGACTGGTCGGCGATGCCGGTGATTACCGAAGATGAGCCGACGGTGGGTGGTGCGGCGTCTTCGACCAGGAAGGTGACGTTTCGCGATCCGCGGTTTATGGGCAGCGTGTCCTGGCTGGAGCGGTCTGGCAGGACGCCGTTGACCGCTGAGGTGAAGGTGAATGCCGCGGGGCGCGTGGTGGAGGAGACGATGGACGGTCGCGTGGAGACGCGGCGGCCAATCCTGATGCCGGATGTGAGCCGCTTTCGTTGGAGCGACTTCGGCTTGAGCCGGAAGTAA
- a CDS encoding MFS transporter: MPELPLAEDRPSYAGWRMVAAAFVGVMVSFAAMVPFTFSLFLVPLQGAFGWKREAISQAFAIAALTVAACSPMIGTLLDRLPPRRILLPSIVVFACAMASLSLLGGHIAQFYGTYMVLGIVGNGTAQLAYSRAVLTWFERRRGLALAIVLTGSGTGSIVLPMLAQHMISQHGWRAAYVALGAVALLGLPLTALLVRNRPDAPKEVSTATVAVKIGEVLRTRVFWLIAIPVMLSALSLNGAIAHLAALLIGRSVTPASAALALSMLGVSGIVGRLMTGHLLDRMFAPLVSLGVLLIAAMGIVTLAYATTAAAGIFGAFMMGFGSGSEADVVPYLIAKYFGRARFSTLYGLSWTAYAVGGATGPVLMGHAFDKAGTYLTSSVLLLAVPLFAAAALQLLLPSYPVAVAGRDTNLALEDELQTIQI; encoded by the coding sequence TTGCCTGAGCTGCCGCTTGCAGAAGACCGGCCATCCTATGCGGGGTGGCGTATGGTGGCTGCTGCGTTCGTGGGTGTGATGGTGAGCTTTGCGGCCATGGTGCCGTTCACCTTCAGTCTGTTTCTTGTGCCTCTGCAGGGGGCGTTCGGCTGGAAGCGGGAGGCGATCTCGCAGGCGTTTGCGATTGCAGCGTTGACGGTTGCAGCGTGCTCGCCAATGATCGGCACGTTGCTGGACCGTTTGCCACCGCGCCGTATCCTTCTGCCGAGTATCGTAGTGTTTGCCTGTGCGATGGCTTCGCTTTCGCTGCTGGGCGGGCACATTGCGCAGTTCTATGGGACCTATATGGTGCTCGGCATCGTGGGCAATGGGACAGCGCAGTTGGCTTACTCGCGGGCGGTGCTGACCTGGTTCGAGCGGCGGCGTGGATTGGCGCTTGCGATTGTGCTGACGGGCAGCGGGACGGGCTCGATCGTGCTGCCGATGCTGGCGCAACACATGATCTCTCAGCATGGATGGCGTGCTGCGTATGTTGCGCTGGGAGCGGTGGCGCTGCTGGGGCTTCCGCTGACGGCGCTGTTGGTACGCAACCGGCCCGACGCGCCGAAAGAGGTTTCAACCGCGACTGTCGCGGTGAAGATTGGCGAGGTGCTGAGAACACGTGTCTTCTGGCTGATTGCGATTCCGGTGATGCTGTCGGCGCTCAGTTTGAATGGGGCGATTGCTCACCTTGCGGCCCTGCTGATAGGGCGCTCGGTGACACCTGCGAGCGCTGCGCTGGCGCTGTCGATGCTCGGAGTATCGGGGATTGTGGGGCGGCTGATGACGGGGCACCTGCTGGACCGCATGTTTGCGCCGCTGGTGTCGCTGGGTGTTTTGTTGATTGCGGCCATGGGCATTGTGACGCTGGCGTATGCGACGACCGCCGCTGCGGGAATCTTTGGTGCGTTCATGATGGGGTTCGGTTCGGGGAGCGAGGCGGACGTGGTTCCCTACCTGATCGCAAAGTACTTTGGACGTGCTCGGTTTTCGACGCTGTATGGGCTAAGCTGGACGGCCTATGCCGTGGGCGGCGCGACTGGACCTGTGCTGATGGGACACGCCTTTGACAAGGCCGGGACGTATCTGACGTCGAGTGTGCTGCTGCTTGCAGTGCCTCTGTTTGCGGCAGCGGCGCTGCAACTGCTGTTGCCGTCGTATCCGGTGGCGGTGGCAGGCCGCGACACCAACCTTGCGCTCGAAGATGAGTTGCAAACGATTCAAATTTAG